One Synergistaceae bacterium DNA segment encodes these proteins:
- the pssA gene encoding CDP-diacylglycerol--serine O-phosphatidyltransferase: protein MVTSGNLLCGVFSLMMVLHGRYVPAAWLVFFAVIFDGFDGKVARMLGGGSQFGLEFDSLADLVSFGVAPSILMYQVSVRGLYIFGAVAACFFALCVALRLARFNIVHVPGPFQGLPCPAGGLFVSSFVLARLRLPAWFMAGVLVGVGLLMISSIPYANMKKLTKKTADPVKFFALLTMLVVSFVVLRGSAPLFLFALYIVSGLIRFDWGMWLLKPEAREEH from the coding sequence ATGGTAACGAGCGGAAACCTTCTGTGCGGAGTGTTCTCGTTAATGATGGTTCTTCACGGAAGGTATGTACCTGCGGCGTGGCTTGTGTTCTTCGCGGTGATCTTCGACGGTTTTGACGGCAAAGTAGCACGTATGCTCGGAGGAGGCTCACAGTTCGGGCTTGAGTTCGACAGCTTGGCGGACTTGGTTAGCTTCGGTGTTGCGCCGTCTATCCTGATGTATCAGGTGAGCGTAAGAGGACTGTATATCTTCGGGGCGGTCGCGGCGTGTTTCTTTGCGCTGTGCGTTGCGCTGAGGCTTGCGCGGTTCAACATCGTGCACGTTCCCGGACCGTTTCAGGGTCTGCCGTGCCCGGCGGGAGGGCTGTTCGTGTCGTCGTTTGTACTTGCTCGGCTGAGGCTGCCTGCGTGGTTCATGGCGGGAGTTCTCGTCGGAGTGGGACTGCTGATGATTTCGAGCATACCTTACGCGAACATGAAGAAGCTCACGAAGAAGACTGCTGACCCCGTAAAGTTTTTTGCGCTGCTGACGATGCTCGTTGTGTCGTTCGTGGTACTCAGGGGGAGTGCTCCGCTGTTCCTGTTTGCGCTGTACATCGTGAGCGGGCTGATACGGTTCGACTGGGGGATGTGGCTTCTGAAGCCCGAAGCCAGAGAAGAACATTGA
- a CDS encoding phosphatidylserine decarboxylase family protein — protein MRFAKDGLQTIAFLVLCTLAFAVISWIPAAVMGALACLVIWFYRDPERSAPYRDGEFYSPADGKIVEIAEANHPFTGQALKVGIFMNVFSVHVNRAPCTGKIDFMEYVPGKKIAAFAPKASEINERNYVGLSTQWGRVMMVQIAGLLARRIVCRVNRGDVLEAGQRYGMIKLGSRVDLYLPKDTAISVKLGDNVRAGESLIGVMRD, from the coding sequence ATGAGGTTCGCCAAAGACGGCCTGCAGACGATAGCCTTTCTGGTCTTGTGCACGCTGGCATTCGCGGTGATTTCGTGGATTCCGGCGGCGGTAATGGGTGCTCTCGCGTGTCTAGTTATCTGGTTCTACCGCGACCCGGAACGTTCAGCACCCTACAGGGACGGAGAGTTCTACTCGCCTGCTGACGGAAAGATAGTAGAGATTGCGGAGGCTAACCATCCGTTCACCGGCCAAGCCCTGAAGGTAGGAATCTTCATGAACGTCTTCAGCGTACACGTGAACAGAGCCCCCTGCACCGGCAAGATTGATTTCATGGAGTACGTTCCGGGCAAGAAGATAGCCGCCTTTGCGCCGAAAGCCAGTGAGATCAACGAGCGCAACTACGTGGGGCTGTCGACGCAGTGGGGACGGGTGATGATGGTGCAGATTGCAGGGCTTCTTGCAAGGCGCATCGTGTGCAGGGTAAATCGCGGCGATGTGCTGGAGGCCGGACAGCGTTACGGAATGATAAAGCTGGGCTCGCGTGTTGACCTTTATCTTCCCAAAGATACAGCAATAAGCGTGAAATTGGGGGATAATGTAAGGGCAGGAGAGTCATTGATAGGAGTGATGAGGGATTGA
- the gyrA gene encoding DNA gyrase subunit A, whose product MPDENITQPDNDIFPDEAGKIIPLPLVGEIKNSYLNYAMSVIVGRALPDSRDGLKPVQRRVLYAMSELGLKHNTAYKKSARIVGETMGKYHPHGDSAIYDTMVRLAQNWNLRYALVDGQGNFGSIDGDSPAAMRYTEARLSWLGELMLSNLDEDTVDWGQNFDESLKEPLTLPSVLPNLIVNGSTGIAVGMATNMPPHNLNEVVDVLCWLIDSKTEPEDADLRDIMRYLPGPDFPTGGEILGRSAILEAYTTGRGKITVRGKMHVEENSRGRTRIVITEIPYTVNKTLMLENMVQSVQNKEIEGVSEMRDESDRDGLRIVIECSRDADEKLVMRQIYRHTQLQTTFGIINLALVNKNPEILPLKRLLSIYLNYRREVVRRRTEHRLSQAQAREHIIEGLKKALTHIEQVIRTIRATNNAAEAKANLQSVLEFSEVQAQAILDMRLQRLTGLERSKLDEEQAKILADISTYQGILGDKHTLDMVIRDELKELAARFGDKRRTAIVDEYRETTVEDLIPEEDIVITLSKDGLIKRQPVDFYRVQASGGKGRRGASIQEDDSIADLCVTNTHRDLYFFTNFGRIMSLKGHEIPEAKLGKGKPVSRYLPLNTEDGERIVNIAGDRANDWKYAFFVTRMGIAKRVAFEDLKYTNRAKRIISLDEGDEIAQVRLTRGNDDLILVTRHAQALRVNENEFRSMGRAARGVIAIILKDDDKVLSCDVVDDTHKMLVVSKFGIGKRVPFSEFMPHHRATGGIRIMDLTERTGRLSASIAVRDDDEILVISSKGRIIRMPVSDTAVMKRHSVGNIIVRLDEGDSVADCSLNRTGEEDSSELSFASALEAER is encoded by the coding sequence ATGCCTGACGAAAATATAACCCAGCCTGACAATGATATATTTCCCGACGAGGCGGGGAAGATCATACCTTTGCCGCTTGTCGGAGAGATCAAGAACAGTTACCTGAACTACGCAATGAGCGTCATCGTCGGAAGGGCACTTCCTGATTCGCGCGACGGCCTCAAACCCGTTCAGCGCAGGGTGCTCTACGCGATGTCCGAGCTCGGCCTTAAGCACAACACAGCCTACAAGAAGTCCGCACGTATCGTCGGTGAAACTATGGGTAAGTACCACCCTCACGGAGACTCCGCAATCTATGACACGATGGTTCGTCTCGCGCAGAACTGGAACTTACGCTATGCACTCGTTGACGGTCAGGGCAACTTCGGCTCAATCGACGGAGACAGCCCCGCCGCAATGCGTTACACGGAAGCACGTTTGAGCTGGCTCGGAGAATTGATGCTCTCGAACCTCGACGAGGACACCGTAGACTGGGGGCAGAACTTCGACGAGTCCCTGAAGGAACCTCTGACTCTTCCGTCAGTCCTGCCGAACCTCATCGTGAACGGCTCTACAGGTATTGCCGTCGGAATGGCTACCAACATGCCGCCCCATAACCTTAACGAGGTTGTTGACGTTCTGTGCTGGCTCATAGACTCCAAGACAGAGCCCGAAGACGCTGACCTGCGCGATATTATGCGTTACCTTCCCGGCCCGGACTTCCCGACAGGAGGAGAGATACTCGGACGGAGCGCGATACTCGAGGCCTACACTACGGGGCGCGGGAAAATCACTGTTCGCGGAAAAATGCACGTCGAGGAGAACAGCAGAGGCCGCACGAGAATCGTAATCACCGAGATACCCTACACCGTCAACAAAACCTTGATGCTCGAGAACATGGTTCAGTCGGTGCAGAACAAGGAGATCGAGGGAGTGTCCGAGATGCGCGACGAGTCAGACCGCGACGGCCTGAGAATCGTCATCGAGTGTTCGCGCGACGCAGACGAAAAGCTCGTGATGAGGCAAATCTACCGCCACACACAGCTTCAGACGACGTTCGGCATCATCAACCTTGCGCTCGTCAACAAGAATCCCGAAATCCTCCCCCTGAAGCGGCTTCTCAGCATTTACCTGAACTACAGGCGCGAGGTCGTGAGGAGAAGGACAGAGCACCGGCTCTCGCAGGCACAGGCCAGAGAACACATCATCGAGGGTCTGAAGAAGGCACTGACGCACATTGAGCAGGTCATCAGGACGATTCGCGCGACAAACAACGCCGCAGAAGCCAAAGCCAACCTTCAGAGCGTGCTTGAGTTTTCGGAGGTTCAGGCACAGGCAATCCTTGATATGAGGCTTCAGAGGCTCACCGGCCTTGAACGCTCTAAGCTCGACGAGGAGCAGGCCAAGATTCTCGCTGACATCTCGACGTATCAGGGCATTCTCGGCGACAAGCACACGCTCGACATGGTTATTCGCGACGAACTCAAGGAGTTAGCCGCACGTTTCGGCGACAAGAGGCGCACTGCAATCGTCGACGAGTACCGCGAAACTACAGTTGAAGACCTTATCCCCGAAGAAGACATCGTGATTACGCTCTCGAAGGACGGGCTGATTAAGCGTCAGCCTGTGGACTTCTACAGGGTACAGGCCAGCGGAGGCAAGGGCAGGAGAGGTGCGAGCATTCAGGAGGACGACAGCATTGCAGACCTGTGCGTAACCAACACACATAGGGATTTGTACTTCTTCACGAACTTCGGCCGGATAATGTCGCTGAAGGGACACGAGATTCCAGAAGCGAAACTGGGGAAGGGCAAGCCTGTATCACGTTACCTGCCTCTGAACACGGAAGACGGCGAACGCATCGTGAACATTGCCGGAGACAGGGCAAACGACTGGAAGTATGCCTTCTTCGTTACGAGAATGGGCATCGCAAAGCGCGTGGCTTTCGAGGATCTCAAGTACACCAACCGCGCAAAGAGAATAATCAGCCTCGACGAAGGCGACGAGATTGCGCAGGTCAGGCTGACACGGGGCAATGATGATCTGATTCTGGTTACGAGGCACGCACAGGCACTCCGCGTCAACGAAAACGAGTTCCGCTCAATGGGACGCGCCGCGAGGGGAGTAATCGCGATTATCCTTAAGGATGACGACAAAGTCCTGAGCTGTGATGTGGTTGACGATACACACAAGATGCTCGTCGTGAGCAAGTTCGGGATAGGCAAGCGCGTGCCGTTCAGCGAGTTCATGCCTCACCACAGGGCTACCGGCGGCATAAGGATAATGGATCTCACCGAGAGGACAGGAAGGCTCTCCGCGTCAATCGCTGTGAGGGATGATGATGAAATTCTCGTGATCTCGTCGAAGGGCAGGATAATACGTATGCCCGTGAGCGACACAGCGGTGATGAAGCGTCATTCTGTCGGGAACATTATCGTACGTCTCGACGAAGGCGACTCTGTGGCGGACTGCAGCCTCAACAGGACAGGAGAAGAAGACAGCAGCGAGTTGTCCTTTGCGTCCGCGCTGGAGGCTGAGCGATGA
- a CDS encoding lecithin retinol acyltransferase family protein has translation MNELFREAGKRILRTVLDYRDRRERSRQYDGIISIDDVMSGEVIKVDRGLYDHYGIFVRTLGRNGHSELHAIQYTGRNGHNDFNGIVKETPLDDFLDGASEFMVCRYSGSTCTARLLVPNVCSSRDSTSSCTLTGYTADPEGRRAVERARSRIGTEGYSLPVNNCEHFAVWCRTGVSDSSQVRDVLHAVITPE, from the coding sequence ATGAATGAGTTATTCCGCGAGGCAGGAAAAAGAATCCTCCGCACAGTCCTCGACTATCGGGACAGGCGCGAACGTTCACGCCAATACGACGGCATTATCAGCATCGACGACGTAATGAGCGGAGAGGTCATCAAGGTAGACAGAGGACTTTACGACCACTACGGAATCTTTGTGCGTACACTTGGCCGCAACGGACACAGCGAGCTTCACGCGATACAGTACACCGGCCGGAATGGGCACAACGACTTCAACGGCATCGTCAAAGAAACGCCGCTTGATGACTTCCTCGACGGAGCAAGTGAGTTCATGGTGTGCAGGTATTCCGGCAGCACGTGCACCGCAAGACTCCTCGTGCCGAACGTATGCAGTTCACGAGACAGCACATCATCCTGCACGCTCACTGGCTACACCGCAGACCCCGAAGGCAGACGCGCCGTCGAACGTGCACGAAGCCGCATCGGTACGGAGGGCTACAGCCTCCCGGTGAACAACTGCGAGCACTTCGCCGTGTGGTGCAGAACCGGCGTGAGCGATTCATCTCAGGTCAGGGATGTACTTCATGCGGTGATTACGCCGGAATAA
- a CDS encoding N-acetyltransferase: protein MQIVFEEERNRSAAYDGDRQIGECEFSLSGGEWVITHTGVRPEYGGRGIARELVGKVIEEARARKMKVVPVCSYAKKMMEGREEYADVL from the coding sequence ATGCAGATTGTCTTTGAGGAAGAGAGAAACAGGAGTGCGGCATATGACGGAGACAGGCAGATAGGAGAGTGCGAGTTCAGCTTGTCGGGTGGTGAGTGGGTGATTACGCACACAGGCGTGCGGCCCGAGTACGGCGGACGGGGAATAGCGAGGGAGCTTGTCGGGAAAGTCATTGAGGAGGCCCGAGCCCGGAAGATGAAGGTTGTGCCTGTCTGTTCGTACGCGAAGAAGATGATGGAGGGCAGGGAGGAGTACGCTGACGTGCTGTGA
- the folP gene encoding dihydropteroate synthase, translated as MSSPAGHTITLSLHTKLMGILNVTPDSFFPESRVDEAGILTRAEAMLEEGAYILDVGAESTRPGAEPVSADEELGRLLPALRALRKNFPDAIISVDTYKPEVARAAVSEGADIINDVMFSAEMAEAVSEVNVPYVLSYYGRDDDMPGGMVRDLGGKLAVLEGAGVKREQVIVDPGLGFGKSATDNFAVLKDIESLRVWGCPVLVGHSRKRFTGTERLAGTLAVSALMAGRVSLLRVHDVKENAAALRIAEGVSGARERA; from the coding sequence ATGAGTTCACCTGCCGGACACACAATCACCCTGAGTCTTCACACGAAGCTGATGGGCATCCTGAACGTTACGCCGGACTCGTTTTTCCCCGAGAGCAGAGTTGACGAGGCGGGGATACTCACGCGGGCTGAGGCGATGCTGGAGGAGGGAGCGTACATTCTCGATGTCGGGGCGGAGTCCACGAGGCCGGGAGCAGAGCCGGTGAGCGCGGACGAGGAGCTTGGCCGACTGCTTCCAGCTTTGAGGGCACTGCGTAAGAACTTTCCTGACGCAATAATCTCTGTCGACACGTACAAGCCTGAAGTTGCGCGGGCAGCAGTGAGTGAGGGAGCGGACATCATCAACGATGTTATGTTCAGCGCGGAGATGGCGGAGGCTGTGAGTGAAGTGAATGTGCCTTATGTGCTGTCGTACTACGGCCGTGATGACGACATGCCCGGCGGAATGGTCAGAGATTTGGGCGGAAAACTTGCTGTGCTTGAAGGCGCAGGGGTTAAACGCGAACAGGTCATAGTAGATCCGGGCTTGGGTTTCGGGAAGAGTGCTACGGATAATTTTGCGGTCTTGAAGGACATCGAGAGCCTGAGAGTGTGGGGCTGTCCCGTGCTGGTCGGGCATTCGCGCAAGAGGTTCACCGGCACTGAGAGGCTGGCGGGAACTCTGGCAGTGTCGGCGTTGATGGCGGGGAGGGTGAGCCTTCTGCGTGTGCATGACGTGAAGGAGAATGCGGCGGCTCTGAGGATTGCTGAGGGTGTCAGTGGCGCGAGAGAGCGTGCTTGA
- a CDS encoding S9 family peptidase, with protein MRLLFIFTVLLLVMPAGSAVAAMPPLLPMEDFFRNPDTAAFSISPDGTRLAFARPWEHRMNVYVREIATGIEKRITSATERDIAGFFWKGNDRIVYVQDSGGDENFHVYITDIKGGEARDLTPFEKVKAGILDDLEDDPVHMLIDMNQRNPEVFDVYRCDINTGELELLAENPGNITGWMTDHDGKLRAAYATDGVNSSLLYRTTEADEFRTLITTDFRDTFVPVMFAYDNKLMYVESNLSRDKTAIYTFDPEKNETLDLVFEHDEVDVGGLLHSKKRKVITGVVYLTDKRHYKFFDADREELQSSLEAFFPNYEVSVADMDDDERRVIVRTYSDRTRGTYYLYDRKDNSMSKLAELSSWLKEDQMASMKPVTYTARDGLTIHGYLTLPVGVNQENLPLVVIPHGGPSARDTWGFDSEAQFLANRGIAVLQVNYRGSTGYGKTFWQAGFKQWGRKMQDDVTDGVLWAVEQGIADKSRLAIYGGSYGGYAALAGATFTPDLYACAVSYVGPSNLFTLLESIPPYWEPFRDMEYEEIGDPSKDKELLEAVSPVFHADKIRIPLFVAQGANDPRVNKAESDQIVEAVRKTGKDVVYMVKDNEGHGFHNEENRFDFYRTLEEFFRKHIGSR; from the coding sequence ATGAGACTATTATTCATTTTCACGGTGCTGCTGCTCGTCATGCCCGCAGGTTCTGCTGTTGCTGCTATGCCTCCGCTCTTGCCTATGGAGGACTTCTTCCGCAACCCCGACACCGCCGCTTTCTCCATCTCTCCTGACGGCACGCGTCTCGCCTTTGCGCGCCCCTGGGAACACAGAATGAACGTCTACGTACGCGAGATAGCTACCGGCATCGAGAAGCGCATAACCTCAGCAACCGAACGCGACATAGCCGGCTTCTTCTGGAAGGGCAACGACAGAATAGTTTACGTTCAGGACTCCGGCGGAGACGAGAACTTTCACGTATACATCACTGACATCAAGGGAGGAGAAGCCAGAGACTTGACCCCTTTCGAGAAGGTGAAGGCAGGGATACTCGATGACCTTGAAGATGATCCTGTTCACATGCTTATAGACATGAACCAGAGGAATCCCGAAGTGTTCGACGTGTACAGGTGCGACATCAACACGGGAGAGCTCGAGCTCTTGGCCGAGAACCCCGGCAACATTACGGGCTGGATGACTGACCATGACGGCAAGCTCCGCGCCGCGTACGCAACTGACGGCGTGAACTCCAGCCTTCTTTACCGCACGACTGAGGCCGACGAGTTCAGGACACTAATCACTACAGATTTCCGTGATACATTCGTGCCTGTGATGTTCGCTTACGACAATAAATTAATGTACGTTGAGAGCAACCTCAGCCGCGACAAAACAGCCATCTATACATTCGACCCCGAGAAGAACGAGACGCTTGACCTTGTGTTCGAACACGATGAAGTTGACGTTGGAGGGTTACTGCATTCAAAGAAGAGAAAGGTCATCACCGGCGTTGTGTACCTGACGGACAAACGGCACTACAAGTTCTTCGACGCAGACCGCGAGGAGCTCCAGTCATCACTCGAGGCATTCTTCCCGAACTACGAAGTCAGTGTCGCGGACATGGACGACGACGAACGCAGGGTTATCGTGCGCACATACAGCGACAGGACGCGCGGGACATACTACCTCTACGACCGTAAGGACAACTCGATGTCGAAGCTGGCGGAGCTGTCCTCGTGGCTCAAGGAAGACCAGATGGCATCCATGAAGCCCGTAACCTACACGGCACGCGACGGACTGACGATTCACGGCTACCTTACCCTTCCTGTCGGAGTGAATCAGGAGAACCTTCCGTTAGTGGTTATCCCTCACGGCGGGCCAAGTGCACGCGACACGTGGGGCTTCGACTCTGAAGCGCAGTTCCTCGCGAACAGAGGGATTGCTGTCTTGCAGGTAAACTATCGCGGTTCGACCGGCTACGGAAAAACTTTCTGGCAGGCCGGCTTCAAGCAGTGGGGCAGGAAGATGCAGGACGACGTAACTGACGGAGTGCTCTGGGCAGTTGAGCAGGGAATTGCGGACAAGTCGAGGCTGGCGATCTACGGCGGGAGCTACGGGGGATATGCCGCGCTTGCCGGAGCAACCTTCACGCCTGACCTGTACGCCTGCGCAGTGAGCTACGTAGGGCCGTCGAATCTGTTTACGTTGCTCGAGAGTATTCCGCCGTACTGGGAGCCTTTCCGCGACATGGAGTACGAAGAGATAGGAGACCCGTCGAAGGATAAGGAGCTGTTAGAGGCAGTGTCGCCGGTGTTCCACGCGGACAAGATACGTATTCCGCTGTTTGTTGCGCAGGGAGCAAATGACCCGCGCGTGAACAAAGCAGAGTCCGACCAGATAGTCGAGGCAGTGCGCAAGACCGGCAAGGATGTCGTCTACATGGTGAAGGACAACGAGGGGCACGGCTTCCACAACGAGGAGAACAGGTTTGACTTCTACCGAACGCTAGAGGAGTTCTTCAGGAAACATATCGGCTCAAGGTAA
- a CDS encoding HPr family phosphocarrier protein gives MKEFKYVITDPVGIHARPAGELAKEAKTFKSTVFVVKGDKESKATALMKLMGMGIKQGDEVTIRVEGEDEEACAAAMEKFFKEKF, from the coding sequence ATGAAGGAATTCAAGTATGTCATCACCGACCCCGTAGGCATCCACGCACGTCCCGCAGGAGAACTCGCAAAGGAAGCCAAGACGTTCAAGAGCACCGTTTTTGTCGTCAAGGGCGACAAGGAATCCAAAGCGACCGCCCTCATGAAGCTGATGGGAATGGGCATCAAGCAGGGCGATGAAGTAACGATCCGCGTTGAGGGAGAGGACGAGGAAGCCTGCGCCGCCGCAATGGAGAAGTTCTTCAAGGAGAAATTCTAG